Proteins encoded by one window of Akkermansia muciniphila ATCC BAA-835:
- a CDS encoding porin, translating into MKTYTLPVIGLMTLGASAFAAAAPSTGNSLPARDNFSACKWLGDRFKWFNSERDHKNPYIQEFNVSLRMQYGLDWIDPNGEGRVMGEKEGNGRRFNDEWRRFRAGFNMKFLNNFKINNVWNIGGMDGLESYNAKTNTWDTSDLTYSLYELNLEYKGGPVTYAIGKIKPRITGEYRTSSSAILTIERSMLVNQLRPETNYGFQVNNSDKKDKLGWAAGVWLNGNGGTGTGTFNNRIEPAFNSRDNCFITGTLSYDTSNDVFLKKSRLWLDYAHNFTKWGDDAQNKAYEKLTGYGFKSKYQGTGARDVVALTWEGSEGDFSLMTEVMAGFNVIGMKAGAENVFGVTVMPSYKFTPHWEGVVRYQMAAGSNAVKWEKRYTQNSTYSGTSDCMQALYLGVNYYIFECSPNMAKIMAGIEYAHSNGTDASRQKGFTGWSYNIAFRTNF; encoded by the coding sequence ATGAAGACCTATACTCTCCCCGTCATCGGCCTCATGACTCTCGGAGCCTCCGCCTTTGCCGCTGCCGCGCCCTCTACCGGAAACTCCCTGCCGGCCCGCGACAACTTTTCCGCCTGCAAATGGCTCGGCGACCGTTTCAAGTGGTTCAACTCGGAACGGGACCACAAAAATCCCTACATCCAGGAATTCAACGTTTCCCTCCGCATGCAGTACGGCCTGGACTGGATTGACCCGAACGGCGAAGGCCGCGTCATGGGTGAAAAGGAAGGCAACGGTCGCCGCTTCAATGATGAATGGCGCCGCTTCCGCGCCGGGTTCAACATGAAGTTTCTGAACAACTTCAAGATCAACAACGTCTGGAACATCGGCGGCATGGACGGCCTGGAAAGCTACAATGCGAAAACCAACACATGGGACACCTCCGACCTGACCTACTCCCTTTACGAACTGAATCTGGAATACAAGGGAGGCCCCGTCACCTATGCCATCGGCAAAATAAAGCCGCGCATCACCGGGGAATACCGAACGTCCTCCTCCGCCATTCTGACTATCGAACGCTCCATGCTGGTCAACCAGCTCCGCCCGGAAACCAATTACGGATTCCAGGTGAACAATTCCGACAAAAAGGACAAGCTCGGCTGGGCCGCAGGCGTCTGGCTGAACGGTAACGGAGGCACCGGAACCGGCACGTTCAACAACCGCATTGAACCCGCTTTCAACTCCCGGGACAACTGCTTCATCACCGGCACGCTGAGCTATGACACGTCCAACGACGTTTTCCTGAAGAAAAGCCGTCTGTGGCTGGATTACGCCCACAATTTCACCAAGTGGGGGGACGACGCCCAAAACAAGGCGTATGAAAAACTGACCGGTTACGGCTTTAAATCCAAATACCAGGGTACCGGAGCCAGGGACGTGGTAGCCCTGACCTGGGAAGGTTCCGAGGGAGATTTCTCCCTGATGACCGAAGTCATGGCCGGCTTCAACGTCATCGGCATGAAAGCGGGGGCTGAAAACGTCTTCGGCGTAACCGTCATGCCGTCTTACAAGTTCACCCCCCACTGGGAAGGAGTGGTCCGCTACCAGATGGCGGCGGGCAGCAACGCCGTAAAATGGGAAAAACGCTATACGCAGAACTCCACTTATTCCGGAACTTCCGACTGCATGCAGGCCCTGTACTTGGGCGTCAACTACTACATTTTCGAATGCAGCCCGAACATGGCCAAGATCATGGCGGGCATCGAATACGCCCATTCCAACGGCACGGACGCCAGCCGGCAGAAAGGCTTTACCGGATGGAGCTACAACATCGCCTTCCGCACCAACTTCTAA
- a CDS encoding tyrosine-type recombinase/integrase encodes MKEEILATDHAALAILKKTGLDVVEAAQLAHELLQASKGRGNRWKRARECIRLGEEALVARGKTVAFRKAVDEAMEARQDRRKRTRDDFRYISRRLLRFCPEMARRPVRFITPRECRACLEKSFDTLRQRHKARLVLSGIFGTAVKRGWCTENPVAYVDLPRLKEHSIPVLSLEEMRRLLAAAEEYDGGACLAAVGLMLYAGIRPEEVRRLDWAQINLREGMVSLRARHSKTGGARIVTIRPVLGNLLERAVAMGFVSGSVCPRNWPAKWRELRRLAGWDGKEKKWPADMLRHTFASYFARHFKNLHVLQMEMGHSSSDLLRTRYLNMEGITEMTAAVFWGNCHAGRHTINNGRP; translated from the coding sequence ATGAAAGAGGAAATTTTAGCAACGGATCATGCGGCGCTGGCCATTTTGAAAAAGACAGGGCTGGATGTGGTGGAAGCCGCCCAGCTGGCGCATGAATTGCTGCAGGCCAGCAAGGGGCGCGGCAACCGATGGAAGAGGGCAAGGGAATGCATCCGGCTGGGAGAGGAGGCCCTGGTTGCCAGAGGAAAAACCGTGGCGTTCAGGAAAGCCGTGGATGAGGCCATGGAGGCCCGGCAAGATCGCAGGAAAAGAACCAGGGATGATTTCCGTTATATCAGCCGGCGGTTGTTGAGGTTTTGTCCGGAAATGGCCCGGCGGCCCGTGCGCTTTATCACGCCTCGGGAATGCCGCGCCTGCCTGGAAAAATCATTTGATACCCTCAGGCAGAGGCATAAGGCCCGGTTGGTGCTCAGCGGTATTTTCGGAACGGCTGTGAAACGCGGCTGGTGCACGGAAAACCCGGTGGCGTATGTGGATCTGCCGAGGCTGAAGGAGCATTCCATTCCCGTGCTGTCCCTGGAAGAAATGCGCCGGTTGCTGGCTGCGGCGGAAGAGTATGACGGAGGGGCGTGCCTGGCTGCGGTTGGGCTGATGCTGTATGCCGGCATCCGCCCGGAAGAAGTGAGAAGGCTGGATTGGGCACAGATTAATTTAAGGGAGGGAATGGTTTCCCTGAGGGCGCGCCACAGCAAGACGGGAGGAGCCCGCATCGTGACGATCCGGCCGGTTTTGGGAAATCTGCTGGAAAGAGCGGTTGCTATGGGATTTGTGTCGGGAAGCGTATGCCCGCGCAACTGGCCGGCGAAGTGGAGGGAGCTGAGACGGTTGGCCGGGTGGGACGGGAAGGAAAAGAAGTGGCCTGCGGATATGTTAAGGCATACGTTTGCCAGTTATTTTGCCAGGCATTTCAAGAATTTGCATGTATTGCAGATGGAAATGGGGCATTCTTCTTCCGATTTGCTGAGGACCAGGTATTTGAATATGGAAGGCATTACGGAAATGACGGCCGCCGTTTTTTGGGGGAACTGCCATGCGGGGCGTCACACCATTAACAATGGCCGCCCCTGA
- a CDS encoding MORN repeat-containing protein, with protein MLSVSTPPETCPEENNGHSHNTQTYPHGESYAGECKNGLRHGKGIYYFSDGSWVQGTWENDKLSGNATFYHAQHQRTDQGTFCGTARKGRGMMTWKDGNIYKGTWNDTEEGLQGKGIMLSPEGKKEAGKWINGLWKRRFSYKNSFYDIIYPIQKHPVSSLISFFLIITLLIPGITIDAKSEFSDPYIIFLLTGDLFPSVKNAAYVNMACIISGSALLMLSVCSPVFKRITGIHHNPLTAIFLSSIFIGGSMGFLRTSYQGEFFYTMISIFSLYFLIFMAKCYYQSVRFEFALIAGILFSWLSMLLFRNSYYLFENMCWPYALPLLSVLACFAWGRIKYEQNGFFPAHKSFTLAIAGISINYIILHPWLDTNKILSHWNSIFSSIN; from the coding sequence ATGCTGAGCGTCTCTACACCGCCGGAAACCTGTCCTGAGGAAAACAACGGACATTCCCACAACACGCAGACCTATCCACATGGAGAAAGCTATGCAGGAGAATGCAAGAACGGCCTGCGCCACGGGAAAGGGATCTATTATTTTAGCGATGGTTCCTGGGTACAAGGGACATGGGAAAACGACAAGCTTTCCGGAAATGCCACCTTTTACCATGCTCAGCACCAGCGGACGGATCAGGGAACTTTTTGCGGAACAGCCAGAAAAGGCCGTGGAATGATGACATGGAAAGACGGCAATATCTACAAAGGTACGTGGAACGATACGGAAGAAGGGTTGCAGGGCAAAGGAATCATGCTCTCCCCTGAGGGGAAAAAAGAAGCAGGAAAATGGATAAACGGCTTATGGAAAAGACGCTTTTCTTATAAAAATTCATTTTACGACATCATCTATCCCATCCAAAAACATCCTGTTTCTTCCCTGATTTCCTTTTTCCTTATCATTACCCTGCTTATCCCTGGAATAACTATTGACGCAAAGTCGGAATTTTCAGATCCGTATATTATTTTTCTACTTACAGGCGATCTATTCCCGTCAGTAAAAAATGCCGCTTACGTCAATATGGCCTGCATCATATCAGGTTCCGCCCTTCTTATGCTCTCCGTGTGTAGCCCTGTTTTTAAACGAATTACTGGAATTCACCATAATCCTTTAACAGCCATATTTTTGTCATCCATTTTCATTGGCGGATCCATGGGATTTCTGCGTACCTCCTACCAAGGAGAGTTCTTTTACACCATGATATCCATTTTCAGTCTATATTTTCTCATTTTTATGGCGAAATGTTATTATCAGTCCGTAAGGTTCGAATTTGCTCTCATTGCAGGTATTCTGTTCTCATGGCTGTCCATGTTACTTTTCAGGAATTCCTATTATCTTTTTGAAAATATGTGCTGGCCTTATGCTCTTCCGCTGCTATCGGTGCTCGCCTGTTTTGCATGGGGCCGCATTAAATACGAGCAAAACGGATTTTTTCCCGCTCATAAATCATTTACGCTGGCCATAGCCGGCATTTCAATAAAT